In the genome of Diorhabda carinulata isolate Delta chromosome Y, icDioCari1.1, whole genome shotgun sequence, one region contains:
- the LOC130902940 gene encoding uncharacterized protein LOC130902940: MPAEKCVSATPLNKSFLARPPIKKETVTEDDVMQIVERVEALKEVKFEFEDIQGNIEKLTEAADLNNQLELRHKFEDEYFKQITLAKRFLREHEIKSSPSDSTSSSENSPEIQTNEHLQSLNNVRLPTINLPKYSGVYQNWLEFRDTFYSLIHENISVSNIQKFHYLRASLEGEAALVIKSLEISTANYEVAWNALLDRYDNNKLLIHNHVKSLFSGESVMKESASGLRKLIDDFSKNLRALSQLNQPVSEWDRLLVFLISTKLNNSTLREWENVKSDIENPTFKDIKDFLKSRADMLEMIAQNQTDKRRISSSNTRSFLVTDNQIRTPVCVLCEGNHYIHNCQQFLKLSIEEREGKAKALKLCTNCLKKGHYSKVCRRGTCIKCHGKHNTLLHRERRAWSASEQSNEVTEKRKIRQQISNNKIL; encoded by the exons ATGCCTGCGGAAAAGTGCGTATCGGCAACGCCGCTTAATAAGAGCTTCTTGGCGAGGCCACCTATTAAAAAAG aAACAGTGACGGAGGATGATGTAATGCAAATTGTGGAAAGAGTCGAAGCTTTAAAGGAGGTTAAATTTGAGTTCGAAGATATACAgggtaatattgaaaaattaacggAAGCTGCGGatttaaataatcaattagAATTACGGCATAAATTCGAGgatgaatattttaaacaaataacgTTAGCAAAACGATTTTTGCGTGAACACGAAATTAAATCGAGTCCGAGTGATTCAACAAGTAGTTCGGAAAATAGTCCCGAAATTCAAACAAATGAGCATTTACAATCATTAAATAATGTTAGGTTACCAACAATAAATCTTCCAAAATACAGTGGCGTGTATCAGAACTGGCTAGAATTCAGAGACACTTTCTATTCGttaattcatgaaaatatatcagtcagtaatattcaaaagtttcaCTATCTCAGAGCATCACTAGAAGGAGAGGCGGCTCTCGTCATAAAATCACTAGAGATATCAACGGCAAACTATGAGGTAGCGTGGAATGCATTATTAGATCGGTATGATAATAACAAGTTGCTAATTCACAATCATGTCAAATCATTATTTAGCGGTGAATCGGTAATGAAGGAATCTGCTAGCGGGCTGAGAAAACTTATagatgatttttctaaaaatttgcgGGCACTGAGTCAATTGAATCAACCAGTATCGGAGTGGGATAGATTACttgtttttttgatttctacaaaattgaataatagCACTTTGCGCGAGTGGGAAAATGTTAAATCAGATATAGAAAACCCTACTTTTAAAGATATAAAGGATTTTTTAAAGTCAAGAGCCGATATGCTAGAAATGATAGCACAGAATCAAACAGACAAGCGTAGAATTTCCAGCTCCAATACTAGGTCATTTTTAGTAACAGATAATCAAATTCGTACTCCAGTTTGTGTTTTATGCGAAGGGAATCATTATATTCATAATTGTCAGCAGTTCCTTAAGCTTTCGATAGAAGAACGCGAAGGTAAAGCAAAAGCATTGAAATTATGCACTAACTGTCTGAAAAAGGGTCATTATAGTAAGGTATGCCGACGTGGCACATGTATTAAATGTCATGGGAAACACAATACATTATTGCACAGGGAACGTAGAGCATGGTCGGCATCAGAGCAATCTAATGAAGTAACGGAAAAACGCAAAATCCGACAACAGATCAGCAACAACAAAATTCTGTAG